Proteins encoded by one window of Tepidibacillus fermentans:
- a CDS encoding stage V sporulation protein AB → MIIGKTILVILVGLAGGLAVGSGFVAFITVLDIIPRLAQMIKGFDYIPWFQRALVVGVVTFTWIDLRGITFKLPQMVTFILGLFHGVFVGMFAAALTEVVNVLPILAKRLNMANAILFLLMAMVFGKVVGSLLHWLIYVPK, encoded by the coding sequence ATGATCATCGGGAAAACTATACTTGTCATCCTTGTTGGATTGGCAGGAGGATTAGCCGTGGGGAGTGGTTTTGTCGCTTTCATCACCGTACTTGACATCATTCCAAGACTTGCACAGATGATTAAAGGATTTGATTATATTCCTTGGTTTCAAAGGGCATTAGTTGTTGGGGTCGTAACATTTACTTGGATTGATTTAAGGGGGATTACATTTAAACTTCCGCAAATGGTTACGTTTATCCTAGGGTTATTTCATGGAGTATTTGTTGGAATGTTTGCCGCAGCCTTAACAGAAGTAGTCAATGTTTTACCCATACTTGCAAAACGATTAAATATGGCGAATGCCATATTATTTCTTTTAATGGCAATGGTATTTGGCAAAGTGGTAGGTTCATTACTACACTGGCTCATCTATGTTCCAAAATAA
- a CDS encoding pyrimidine-nucleoside phosphorylase produces the protein MRMVDIIHKKRDGGELTKEEIHFFIEEYTKGKIPDYQVSALLMAIYFRGMTADETAMLTMAMVNSGDTIDLSGIHGHKVDKHSTGGVGDKTSLIVAPLVASVGVPVAKMSGRGLGHTGGTIDKLESIAGFQVEMSKEEFIANVNQYKIAIAGQTGNLAPADKKLYALRDVTATVDSIPLIASSIMSKKIASGADSIVLDVKTGSGAFMKTLEDSEALAKEMVRIGKKLGRNTVAIISDMNQPLGFEVGNANEIKEVIRVLRGENVEDLKTLSLELAVQMVLLAGRYPYYETAKMELEKNLINGEAYQCFKQFIRAQHGNTEMVDHIEKLPDSKYHIEVKAEQNGYIAAIDAEAVGIAAMYLGAGRTTKEDQIDHSVGVTLKKKVGDEVTVGDTIAILHSNQENPFESVQKLREAYGYSKEQPLTRPLIYNVIK, from the coding sequence ATGAGAATGGTTGATATTATTCATAAAAAAAGAGATGGAGGGGAATTAACAAAAGAAGAGATCCATTTTTTTATTGAAGAATACACTAAAGGAAAGATTCCTGATTACCAAGTGTCTGCTTTACTCATGGCGATCTACTTTCGGGGAATGACAGCAGATGAAACAGCTATGCTAACGATGGCGATGGTTAATTCAGGTGATACGATCGATTTGTCAGGTATTCATGGGCATAAAGTGGATAAACACTCAACAGGGGGAGTAGGTGATAAAACCAGCCTCATCGTAGCTCCGTTAGTGGCATCGGTTGGCGTCCCTGTTGCAAAAATGTCAGGTAGAGGTTTAGGACATACGGGAGGTACGATCGACAAATTAGAGTCAATCGCTGGTTTTCAAGTTGAAATGTCAAAAGAGGAATTCATTGCAAATGTCAATCAATATAAAATCGCGATTGCCGGACAAACAGGAAATTTAGCACCTGCTGATAAGAAATTATATGCATTACGTGATGTTACCGCGACGGTTGACTCGATACCTTTAATTGCTAGCTCCATCATGAGCAAAAAAATTGCATCAGGAGCGGATAGTATTGTCCTCGATGTAAAAACAGGTAGTGGAGCCTTTATGAAAACATTAGAGGATTCTGAGGCTCTTGCAAAGGAAATGGTTCGTATCGGTAAAAAGTTGGGGAGGAATACTGTAGCAATCATTAGTGACATGAATCAGCCTTTAGGTTTCGAGGTCGGAAATGCAAACGAAATAAAAGAAGTCATTCGGGTTTTAAGAGGTGAAAATGTAGAGGATCTTAAAACTCTGTCACTCGAATTAGCAGTACAGATGGTGCTATTAGCCGGAAGATACCCATATTATGAAACTGCGAAAATGGAACTAGAAAAAAACCTTATAAATGGTGAAGCATATCAGTGTTTTAAACAATTTATTAGAGCACAACATGGGAATACAGAGATGGTTGATCATATTGAAAAGCTTCCAGATTCCAAATATCATATAGAAGTTAAAGCGGAACAAAATGGATATATTGCAGCGATTGATGCTGAAGCTGTAGGAATAGCCGCTATGTATTTAGGAGCTGGTAGGACAACAAAAGAGGATCAAATCGATCATTCTGTAGGAGTCACGTTAAAGAAAAAAGTTGGTGATGAAGTTACAGTTGGTGATACAATTGCCATTCTTCATAGTAATCAGGAGAATCCGTTCGAATCTGTACAAAAATTAAGAGAAGCTTATGGTTATTCAAAAGAGCAACCACTCACACGACCATTAATATATAATGTTATTAAATAA
- a CDS encoding stage V sporulation protein AE: protein MNKKRKVIFITDGDVVAKEVIEEVAKMIGGRCISRSSGNPTPYNGLQLVEMIKNTPYDPVLVMFDDNGRGNKGEGEKAMEFIAKHPDMEVLGAVAVASNTKYVEGTTIDFSVDRNGRVVESGVNKDGDTVGGPLRIYGDTVDILDKLDIPVVVGIGDIGKMGGRDQVKYGSPITLKAIQTILDWGEQHEKGNKIKKQWNK from the coding sequence ATGAATAAGAAGAGAAAAGTCATATTTATCACGGATGGAGATGTGGTTGCAAAAGAAGTGATTGAAGAAGTGGCAAAAATGATTGGGGGACGATGTATTTCTCGTTCTTCAGGCAATCCGACACCATATAATGGTTTACAGTTAGTGGAAATGATTAAGAATACTCCTTATGATCCGGTTCTTGTTATGTTTGATGATAATGGTCGAGGTAATAAAGGAGAAGGGGAAAAAGCAATGGAATTCATTGCAAAACATCCTGATATGGAGGTATTAGGTGCTGTAGCTGTTGCTTCTAATACAAAATATGTTGAAGGAACAACCATTGATTTTTCTGTTGATCGAAATGGAAGAGTGGTTGAAAGTGGAGTGAATAAAGACGGGGACACTGTAGGAGGGCCGTTAAGAATTTATGGCGACACTGTTGACATTTTAGATAAACTAGACATCCCTGTGGTTGTTGGAATTGGTGATATTGGAAAAATGGGGGGACGTGATCAGGTTAAATATGGCTCTCCAATCACCTTAAAGGCCATTCAAACAATTTTAGATTGGGGTGAACAACATGAAAAAGGGAATAAAATTAAAAAGCAATGGAACAAATGA
- the spoVAD gene encoding stage V sporulation protein AD, translating to MQRQIGRSTWRFEEVRILSSAVVVGPKEGQGPLAEHFDVIHEDPYVGQETWEKAERKLFEEAVDLAIEKSGLTNSQIDLMIAGDLLNQIISASFTARYTQIPYLGVYGACSTSMESLALAASLIEGGFANYILSGCSSHNSTAERQYRYPTEYGGQKPPYAQWTVTGAGAAVIGKGLVGPKVTYSTIGKVIDMGIKDPFDMGSAMAPAAVYTIAEHFKDTGRTPIDYDLIVTGDLAGVGYPLAKQMLFEQGFDMSDVYNDCGLMIYSPDQNVFAGGSGCASSASVTYGYIMNQMKNKKLNKVLVVATGALLSPISYQQGESIPCIAHAVAIENEED from the coding sequence ATGCAAAGACAAATTGGAAGAAGTACCTGGAGGTTTGAAGAAGTACGAATTTTATCAAGTGCAGTTGTTGTTGGCCCTAAGGAAGGACAAGGCCCATTGGCTGAACATTTTGATGTGATTCATGAAGATCCATATGTTGGCCAAGAAACATGGGAGAAGGCAGAGCGAAAGCTATTTGAAGAAGCAGTCGATTTAGCGATTGAAAAATCAGGATTAACCAATAGTCAAATTGATCTGATGATTGCTGGAGATTTATTAAATCAAATTATTTCAGCATCATTTACTGCAAGATACACTCAAATACCATATTTAGGAGTATATGGGGCATGTTCCACTTCTATGGAGTCCTTAGCATTGGCCGCTTCACTTATTGAGGGTGGATTTGCCAATTATATTCTTTCTGGTTGTAGTAGTCATAATTCTACAGCAGAAAGGCAATATCGTTATCCTACTGAGTATGGTGGGCAAAAACCACCTTATGCACAATGGACTGTTACTGGCGCTGGGGCTGCAGTAATTGGAAAAGGTCTTGTAGGTCCAAAGGTTACGTATTCCACAATCGGTAAAGTGATTGATATGGGAATTAAAGATCCTTTTGATATGGGCTCTGCAATGGCTCCAGCAGCAGTATACACCATTGCGGAACATTTTAAAGATACCGGTCGGACGCCAATAGACTATGATTTAATCGTTACAGGTGATTTGGCTGGGGTGGGATATCCTTTAGCCAAACAAATGTTATTCGAACAAGGATTTGATATGTCAGATGTATATAATGATTGTGGTTTGATGATTTACTCGCCAGATCAGAATGTTTTTGCAGGTGGGAGTGGTTGTGCGAGTAGTGCTTCTGTGACCTATGGCTATATTATGAATCAAATGAAAAATAAGAAGTTAAACAAAGTGCTTGTTGTTGCAACAGGGGCGCTTTTGAGTCCAATTTCATATCAACAAGGAGAGTCTATCCCTTGTATTGCACATGCTGTTGCAATTGAAAACGAGGAGGATTAA
- a CDS encoding stage V sporulation protein AA has translation MMSTIYLRFRNRHYAKPDDLILLKDIAQIVAPKELENKIKELPIHQITPEDQHLVVIDMMKVVKIIKQNFEVDVRNIGQPEIIVEILTKLMLKKPNLIAVLFVWILLFVGSGVAIMNFHHDVSMQEVHKRLYYLITGIEKERPLLLQIPYSFGIGLGMILFFNHVFKKKINEEPSPLEVEMFLYQQNLDQYVFLNENTENRKRI, from the coding sequence ATTATGAGTACCATTTATCTTCGTTTTCGAAATCGCCATTATGCGAAACCCGACGATTTGATTCTTTTAAAAGATATTGCCCAAATCGTTGCTCCGAAAGAATTGGAAAATAAAATAAAGGAATTACCCATTCATCAAATTACCCCTGAAGATCAGCATCTGGTTGTCATAGATATGATGAAAGTGGTTAAGATAATAAAACAGAATTTCGAAGTGGACGTAAGAAATATTGGTCAACCAGAAATCATTGTAGAAATTCTCACCAAATTAATGTTGAAGAAACCAAACCTAATTGCCGTATTATTTGTTTGGATTCTTCTATTTGTTGGTTCAGGGGTTGCAATCATGAATTTCCACCATGATGTAAGTATGCAAGAAGTACATAAACGTCTTTATTATTTAATTACTGGGATTGAAAAGGAGCGACCACTACTATTACAAATTCCTTATTCATTCGGAATAGGATTAGGGATGATACTTTTCTTCAATCATGTCTTCAAAAAGAAAATTAATGAGGAACCAAGCCCTTTAGAAGTTGAGATGTTCTTGTATCAACAAAATCTAGATCAATATGTATTTCTTAATGAAAACACAGAAAATAGGAAGAGAATTTAA
- the spoIIAB gene encoding anti-sigma F factor, with amino-acid sequence MTLQFAAKSENESFARVAVASFVSQVDPTLEEIDEIKTVVSEAVTNAIIHGYEENPDGTVTIHVVLKDSMIEITIEDQGKGIEDIEQALQPLYTSKPELERSGMGFTIMENFMDEMLVESEIGKGTKVFLRKKLINNRIS; translated from the coding sequence ATGACATTACAATTTGCAGCCAAATCCGAAAATGAGTCTTTTGCTCGAGTTGCGGTTGCCTCTTTTGTATCGCAAGTAGATCCCACATTAGAAGAGATTGATGAGATCAAAACCGTTGTTTCTGAAGCTGTTACAAATGCAATCATTCATGGATATGAAGAAAATCCTGATGGAACTGTAACGATTCATGTGGTGCTTAAAGATTCGATGATTGAGATTACGATTGAGGACCAAGGAAAAGGTATTGAAGATATTGAACAAGCACTTCAACCATTATATACGTCAAAACCAGAATTAGAACGGTCAGGCATGGGATTTACAATTATGGAAAATTTTATGGATGAAATGTTAGTGGAATCTGAAATAGGCAAAGGAACAAAAGTTTTCTTGCGAAAAAAGTTAATCAACAATCGTATTAGTTAG
- a CDS encoding spore germination protein — MKKGIKLKSNGTNEKKGPETATIDTTEESLQKTLHISRDIEENKNILDEKLGVGKSFDLICREMNFGGKDFAIYFVNGFANSDVMTQILKELANLKREDLVPNTLKHLIETYVSHIQVNKIKTINEANDNILSGQLVMLIDGEKEGLVIDVRSYPGRTPQEPDTERVVRGSRDGFTETLVVNTALTRRRIRDERLRMEIQQVGERSKTDVCIAYLQDVADPGLVNLVKQKIQEISIDGLPMSERSLNEFLIGRSWNPYPMVRYTERPDVAAQHLLEGHVLIYVDTSPGVIITPTTFFHHVQHAEESRQNPMTGTYIRWIRFFGVIASLFLLPLWLIYVYEPNLLPHSLEFIGPKDTSKIPIFFQFILAELGIDLMRMAAVHTPTPLATAMGLIAAVLIGEVAIKVGLFVPEVILYLSIAAIGMYATPSYELGLANKIARLIFLLAVYLFKIPGFVFATTIWLIVLTMTNSLNTPYLWPFIPFNFHAMVNILLRKPVPFMNKRPSIVHPQNQNRQ; from the coding sequence ATGAAAAAGGGAATAAAATTAAAAAGCAATGGAACAAATGAAAAAAAAGGGCCGGAAACAGCTACTATAGATACAACGGAAGAAAGTCTGCAAAAAACACTTCATATATCTCGGGATATCGAAGAAAATAAAAATATATTGGATGAAAAGCTTGGTGTGGGTAAAAGTTTTGATTTAATATGTCGTGAAATGAATTTTGGTGGAAAGGATTTTGCAATTTATTTTGTGAATGGATTTGCCAATTCTGATGTTATGACACAAATATTAAAAGAATTGGCGAATTTAAAGCGAGAAGATCTAGTTCCGAATACTTTAAAACATTTAATTGAAACTTATGTTTCCCATATTCAAGTAAATAAAATAAAGACAATCAATGAAGCGAATGACAATATTCTATCTGGTCAATTAGTTATGTTGATTGATGGTGAAAAAGAGGGATTAGTAATTGATGTACGAAGTTACCCTGGAAGAACACCTCAAGAACCAGATACAGAAAGAGTGGTTCGTGGTTCAAGGGATGGTTTTACCGAAACACTTGTCGTAAATACCGCATTAACAAGAAGAAGAATTCGGGATGAAAGACTTCGAATGGAAATACAACAAGTTGGTGAACGATCCAAAACTGATGTTTGTATCGCTTATTTACAAGACGTGGCAGATCCAGGATTGGTCAATTTAGTTAAACAAAAGATCCAAGAAATTAGTATCGATGGACTTCCAATGTCAGAAAGGTCATTAAATGAATTCTTGATTGGTAGAAGTTGGAATCCTTATCCGATGGTTCGTTATACAGAAAGACCTGATGTTGCAGCACAACATTTACTAGAAGGGCATGTCTTAATTTATGTGGATACCTCTCCGGGTGTAATAATCACTCCTACAACTTTTTTTCATCATGTTCAACATGCAGAAGAATCAAGACAAAACCCTATGACAGGTACATATATTCGGTGGATTCGTTTTTTTGGGGTAATAGCTTCGTTATTTTTATTACCATTATGGTTAATCTATGTTTATGAACCGAATCTACTACCTCATTCTTTAGAGTTCATTGGGCCTAAAGATACATCAAAAATACCCATTTTTTTTCAATTTATTTTAGCCGAATTAGGAATAGATCTCATGCGAATGGCAGCCGTACATACCCCAACACCTCTAGCGACTGCTATGGGGTTAATCGCAGCGGTTTTAATTGGTGAAGTTGCTATCAAAGTTGGACTTTTTGTTCCCGAGGTTATCCTTTATCTTTCCATCGCAGCGATAGGTATGTATGCTACACCAAGTTACGAATTGGGTTTAGCCAATAAAATTGCTAGACTGATCTTTTTGTTAGCGGTATATTTGTTTAAGATTCCTGGTTTTGTGTTTGCGACAACCATTTGGCTTATCGTTTTAACTATGACTAATTCTTTAAATACTCCATACTTATGGCCGTTTATTCCTTTTAATTTTCATGCGATGGTGAATATTTTACTGAGAAAACCTGTTCCATTTATGAATAAAAGACCAAGTATTGTCCATCCACAAAATCAGAACCGACAGTAA
- the sigF gene encoding RNA polymerase sporulation sigma factor SigF encodes MELDLKSIQHSYLSDEKMKELIIKSQNGDLEAREMIVHHNTRLVWSVVQRFLGRGYEADDLFQIGSIGLLKAVDKFDMSFDVKFSTYAVPMIIGEIQRFIRDDGTVKVSRSLKETGNKVRKAKDELSKELGRLPTVKEIAEKLGISPEDVVFAQEASRSPSSIHETVFENDGDPITLMDQISDDSQEKWFDKLALHEAIRGLSERERLIVYLRYFKDYTQSEVAKRLGISQVQVSRLEKKILSTIKDQLE; translated from the coding sequence ATGGAACTAGATTTAAAAAGTATTCAACACTCCTACCTAAGTGATGAAAAAATGAAGGAATTAATCATCAAAAGTCAAAACGGTGACCTAGAGGCAAGGGAAATGATTGTTCATCATAATACTCGACTTGTTTGGTCAGTTGTTCAACGCTTTTTAGGTCGTGGCTATGAAGCAGATGATTTATTTCAAATTGGTTCGATTGGGTTACTGAAGGCGGTTGATAAGTTCGATATGTCTTTTGATGTCAAATTCTCTACTTATGCTGTACCGATGATTATTGGTGAGATTCAAAGATTTATACGTGATGATGGTACTGTTAAAGTTAGCCGGTCATTGAAAGAAACGGGAAATAAAGTAAGAAAAGCGAAAGACGAACTATCTAAAGAATTAGGTAGATTGCCTACTGTAAAAGAAATTGCTGAAAAATTGGGGATTTCCCCAGAGGATGTTGTATTTGCTCAAGAAGCAAGTCGGTCACCATCTTCCATTCACGAGACGGTATTTGAAAATGATGGAGATCCTATCACTTTAATGGATCAAATCTCTGATGATTCTCAAGAAAAATGGTTTGATAAACTAGCGTTACATGAGGCGATACGCGGTTTATCCGAGAGAGAAAGATTAATTGTTTATTTGCGTTATTTTAAAGATTATACTCAATCAGAAGTAGCAAAGCGATTAGGTATTTCTCAAGTTCAAGTTTCAAGGTTAGAAAAAAAGATATTGTCTACGATTAAAGACCAGTTGGAATAA
- the spoVAE gene encoding stage V sporulation protein AE yields the protein MLLQLKTRRIKKVGTYWTAFLVGGLISLIGQLMMDLTKMTPAHVMSTLVVVGAILDGLGLYEPLIEFAGAGATTPITSFGNALVHGALAEAERHGLVGIITGIFEVTSAGISSAIVFGFFAALIFKPKG from the coding sequence ATGCTGTTGCAATTGAAAACGAGGAGGATTAAAAAAGTGGGAACATATTGGACAGCATTTCTTGTAGGAGGGCTTATCAGCCTAATCGGACAATTGATGATGGATTTGACGAAAATGACACCAGCACATGTGATGTCCACTCTAGTTGTCGTCGGTGCAATATTAGACGGTTTAGGATTATATGAACCATTAATTGAGTTCGCAGGTGCTGGAGCCACAACGCCAATCACAAGTTTTGGAAACGCTTTGGTTCATGGTGCCTTAGCTGAGGCGGAGCGGCATGGTTTAGTCGGAATTATTACTGGCATTTTTGAAGTTACCAGTGCAGGTATATCATCTGCCATTGTTTTTGGTTTTTTTGCTGCTTTAATTTTTAAACCTAAAGGGTAA
- the spoVAC gene encoding stage V sporulation protein AC, whose amino-acid sequence MTNSTGKKREENEAKRQYQQMIQQLRPQRPVFLNSVKAFIVGGLISFLGQFIQNMYIHYFGFTKEKAGDPTVATLVFISVLLTGLGIYDKIGQFAGAGSAVPVTGFANSIASAAIEHRSEGFVLGVGGNMFKLAGSVIVFGVVAAFVIGLIKTLVKLI is encoded by the coding sequence ATGACAAACTCTACAGGAAAAAAAAGAGAAGAGAATGAAGCCAAACGACAATACCAGCAAATGATACAACAGCTTCGTCCACAACGACCAGTTTTTCTAAACAGTGTAAAAGCATTTATTGTAGGAGGATTGATTAGTTTTCTGGGACAATTTATTCAAAATATGTATATTCATTATTTTGGATTTACCAAAGAGAAGGCTGGAGATCCAACAGTTGCAACACTAGTATTTATATCTGTTTTGCTAACTGGTTTAGGGATTTACGATAAAATTGGTCAATTTGCTGGAGCAGGTTCTGCAGTACCTGTTACCGGTTTTGCGAATTCAATTGCTTCAGCTGCGATTGAGCATCGCTCTGAAGGATTTGTATTAGGTGTTGGTGGTAACATGTTTAAATTGGCTGGATCCGTCATTGTTTTTGGAGTTGTGGCAGCTTTTGTCATTGGCCTAATTAAAACATTAGTAAAGTTAATATAG
- the spoIIAA gene encoding anti-sigma F factor antagonist — MSVYIEIEMEKSTLIVRLQGELDHHTSEKIREKIEKELEKGIAKNLLLNLEKLTFMDSSGLGMILGRYKKIRQLNGKMSICCVRPSIYKIFELSGIFKILPAYDNESDALESLGVA; from the coding sequence ATGAGTGTATATATCGAGATAGAAATGGAAAAAAGTACCTTAATTGTACGATTGCAAGGGGAACTAGATCATCATACTTCGGAAAAGATCCGAGAGAAAATTGAAAAAGAATTAGAAAAAGGGATTGCTAAAAATTTACTTTTAAATTTAGAGAAATTAACATTTATGGATAGTTCAGGTCTAGGAATGATTTTAGGAAGATATAAAAAAATTCGGCAGCTTAATGGAAAAATGTCTATTTGTTGTGTGAGACCAAGTATTTATAAAATTTTCGAGTTATCTGGTATATTTAAGATTCTACCTGCTTACGATAATGAATCTGATGCATTAGAGTCATTGGGGGTGGCTTAA
- the deoB gene encoding phosphopentomutase has product MNPFKRVALIVLDSVGIGELPDSEKFGDRGTNTLLHISEQINGLHVPNLEKMGLGNIFPLQGVKKVEQPIASFGKMKEVSVGKDTMTGHWEIMGLKIDIPFKTYPNGFPDSLIKPFEERIGRKVIGNKPASGTEIIEELGEEHMKTGAVIVYTSADSVFQVAAHEEIVLLDELYRICEIAREMTLDEEHAVGRVIARPFIGTPGHFTRTANRHDYAVKPPAKTVMNYLAESGLDSIAVGKISDIYSGEGVTQAIKTKSNMDGVDKTVEGLKSDFHGLLFTNLVDFDMLYGHRRDPIGYGKAIEEFDARLPELFAALKEDDLLILTADHGNDPTHTGTDHTREYVPLLVYSKKLNGGVDLGIRGTFADVGATIADIFDVKKPEYGKSFLQVLK; this is encoded by the coding sequence ATGAATCCATTTAAAAGAGTTGCTTTAATAGTATTGGATAGTGTTGGAATAGGTGAACTACCCGATTCCGAAAAATTTGGTGATCGGGGAACTAATACTCTTCTACATATTTCCGAACAAATAAACGGTTTACATGTACCAAATTTAGAAAAAATGGGTTTAGGGAATATTTTCCCTCTCCAGGGAGTAAAGAAAGTAGAGCAACCGATTGCTTCATTTGGAAAAATGAAAGAAGTATCGGTTGGTAAAGATACAATGACCGGCCATTGGGAAATAATGGGTTTAAAAATTGATATCCCTTTTAAAACGTATCCCAATGGTTTTCCGGATTCCTTAATTAAACCATTTGAAGAACGAATTGGAAGAAAGGTAATTGGGAATAAACCCGCTTCAGGGACTGAGATTATTGAAGAATTAGGGGAAGAACATATGAAAACGGGAGCAGTGATCGTTTACACCTCAGCAGATAGCGTTTTTCAAGTTGCAGCCCATGAAGAAATTGTTCTCCTCGATGAATTATATCGTATATGTGAAATTGCGAGAGAGATGACTCTGGATGAAGAACATGCGGTAGGCCGAGTAATTGCACGACCTTTTATTGGTACGCCTGGTCATTTTACACGAACTGCTAATCGACATGACTATGCGGTAAAGCCACCAGCGAAAACGGTTATGAACTATTTAGCGGAGTCAGGACTTGACTCGATAGCAGTTGGCAAAATTTCAGATATTTATTCTGGTGAAGGGGTTACACAGGCAATAAAAACGAAGTCAAATATGGATGGAGTGGATAAAACCGTTGAGGGACTGAAATCAGACTTTCATGGTTTACTTTTTACCAATTTAGTAGATTTTGATATGTTGTATGGGCATCGTCGTGATCCAATTGGTTATGGAAAAGCAATTGAAGAGTTTGATGCCAGACTTCCAGAACTTTTTGCTGCTCTTAAAGAAGATGATCTTCTGATCCTTACGGCTGACCATGGGAATGATCCTACTCATACAGGAACAGACCATACGAGGGAATATGTTCCATTGTTAGTCTATAGCAAAAAGTTAAACGGTGGAGTTGATCTAGGAATAAGAGGAACCTTTGCAGATGTCGGGGCAACGATTGCTGACATTTTTGATGTAAAAAAACCGGAATATGGGAAGAGTTTTTTACAAGTATTAAAATAG
- a CDS encoding D-alanyl-D-alanine carboxypeptidase family protein produces MWKKNIVLGVITVLLFSIFPFQVVNAEEINLAPNARSAILIDQDTGTVLFEKNSHDRLPPASITKIMTMLLIMEAIDTGKITFNDKVRISEKAASMGGSQIFLEVGEEMTVKDLLKGIAVASGNDATVAMAEYIAGTEEEFVKMMNKKAEELGLKDTHFVNTNGLPENDHYSTAYDIAIMSRELLKHEKITEFTGIYQDYLRKDSPEPFWLVNTNRLVRFYQGVDGLKTGYTNEAKFCLSATAKKGTFRVIAVVMGEPDSKTRNKEISELLDYAFNQYKDEVLFKKDQFITDVEVSKGAKSIIPLKAPYQIGVLLKKGEKTEEFEQILVIKDQIQAPIQKGDILGKLQIVKAGKVVNEIPLIAAEEVPKANLFQMFKKVLKKQFFVD; encoded by the coding sequence ATGTGGAAAAAAAATATCGTTCTTGGTGTAATTACTGTTCTTCTCTTTTCCATATTCCCATTTCAAGTGGTAAATGCTGAAGAAATTAATTTAGCTCCAAACGCTAGATCTGCAATATTAATTGACCAAGATACTGGAACGGTATTATTCGAAAAAAATAGTCATGATCGGTTGCCACCAGCAAGTATAACCAAAATTATGACCATGTTATTAATCATGGAGGCAATTGATACTGGTAAAATAACTTTTAACGATAAGGTAAGGATTAGTGAAAAAGCAGCCTCAATGGGAGGATCCCAAATCTTTTTAGAGGTTGGCGAAGAAATGACGGTAAAGGATTTACTGAAAGGAATTGCAGTTGCTTCTGGTAATGATGCAACCGTCGCCATGGCAGAATATATTGCCGGAACTGAAGAGGAATTTGTAAAAATGATGAATAAGAAAGCGGAAGAATTAGGATTAAAGGACACTCATTTTGTAAATACCAATGGTCTACCTGAAAACGATCATTATTCAACAGCTTATGACATTGCGATCATGTCTAGGGAACTATTAAAACACGAAAAAATTACCGAATTTACGGGTATCTACCAAGATTACTTACGGAAAGATAGTCCAGAACCTTTTTGGTTAGTCAATACCAACCGGCTTGTTCGTTTTTATCAAGGTGTCGATGGTTTGAAAACTGGCTATACGAATGAAGCAAAATTCTGTCTCTCTGCCACTGCAAAGAAAGGTACATTTCGAGTGATCGCAGTAGTGATGGGCGAACCCGATTCAAAAACTAGAAATAAGGAAATATCAGAATTACTAGATTATGCGTTTAACCAATATAAGGATGAAGTCTTATTCAAAAAGGATCAATTTATTACCGATGTTGAAGTAAGTAAAGGAGCAAAATCAATCATTCCATTAAAAGCCCCTTATCAAATCGGGGTGCTTTTGAAAAAAGGTGAAAAGACAGAAGAATTTGAACAGATTCTAGTGATAAAAGATCAGATTCAAGCACCTATTCAAAAAGGAGATATCTTAGGAAAACTACAGATTGTTAAAGCTGGGAAAGTAGTCAATGAAATACCATTAATCGCAGCTGAAGAAGTACCAAAGGCAAACCTTTTTCAAATGTTTAAGAAAGTATTAAAAAAACAATTCTTTGTTGACTAA